In one window of Streptomyces sp. FXJ1.172 DNA:
- a CDS encoding MazG-like family protein: MTDQNTTPALWPTIDELFTRLESGRDRAGTEGALLRVLKLSEEVGEVAEAVIGATGDNPRKGFSHTWEDVQRELCDVTISALVALRSLTPDAREVFERHLKRVQERPLAPSA, encoded by the coding sequence ATGACCGATCAGAACACCACCCCCGCGCTCTGGCCGACCATCGACGAACTGTTCACCCGGCTGGAGTCGGGCCGCGACCGCGCCGGCACGGAGGGCGCACTGCTGCGCGTCCTCAAGCTGTCGGAGGAGGTCGGCGAGGTGGCCGAGGCCGTCATCGGCGCGACCGGCGACAACCCCCGCAAGGGCTTCTCCCACACCTGGGAGGACGTGCAGCGGGAGTTGTGCGACGTGACCATCTCGGCCCTGGTGGCCCTGCGCTCACTGACCCCGGACGCGCGTGAGGTGTTCGAGCGGCACCTGAAGAGGGTGCAAGAGCGCCCACTCGCACCGTCGGCATGA
- a CDS encoding DoxX family membrane protein, with translation MSCFDRRDLGLLLLRLGTGGVLAAHGAQKLFGWFGGHGLEGTGQFMESVGYAPGKMSATAAGLAEAGGGTLLALGLATPAAGAAAAGAMAGAATVHLPNGFFAQSGGYEYAASLGLAAAGLAITGPGRLSLDHAFGHVLDRGWMVPTALGVTAAATALVVGARSCRVRAKAQGEQETLFEE, from the coding sequence GTGAGCTGTTTCGACCGACGTGATCTGGGCCTGCTGCTGCTCCGGCTGGGGACCGGCGGGGTGCTCGCCGCGCACGGCGCGCAGAAGCTGTTCGGCTGGTTCGGCGGGCACGGCCTGGAGGGCACCGGTCAGTTCATGGAGTCCGTCGGCTACGCGCCGGGCAAGATGAGCGCGACGGCGGCGGGCCTCGCGGAAGCGGGCGGCGGCACCCTCCTCGCCCTGGGCCTCGCGACCCCGGCGGCGGGCGCGGCGGCGGCCGGCGCGATGGCGGGGGCGGCGACCGTGCACCTGCCCAACGGCTTCTTCGCCCAGTCGGGTGGCTACGAGTACGCGGCGAGCCTGGGCCTGGCGGCAGCCGGCCTCGCGATCACGGGTCCCGGCCGCCTCTCCCTCGACCACGCCTTCGGCCATGTCCTCGACCGCGGCTGGATGGTACCGACGGCCCTCGGCGTCACGGCAGCGGCCACGGCCCTGGTGGTGGGGGCACGCAGCTGCCGGGTCCGGGCGAAGGCGCAGGGCGAGCAGGAGACGTTGTTCGAGGAGTAG
- a CDS encoding nuclear transport factor 2 family protein, protein MTIKPANLSDPAVRAFVNAVNSHDREGFMRLLAPGATMADDGRDRDLADWIDREIFSSNGHLEVDKESDGGRALRAHYRNDTYGEMETLWRFTVEDDGRISRFETGQA, encoded by the coding sequence ATGACGATCAAACCGGCCAACCTCAGCGACCCGGCCGTCCGGGCGTTCGTCAACGCTGTCAACTCCCATGACCGCGAGGGCTTCATGCGGCTCCTCGCGCCCGGTGCGACCATGGCCGACGACGGCCGCGACCGCGACCTCGCCGACTGGATCGACCGGGAGATCTTCTCCTCCAACGGCCACCTGGAGGTCGACAAGGAGTCCGACGGCGGCCGGGCCCTGCGCGCCCACTACCGCAACGACACCTACGGCGAGATGGAGACCCTGTGGCGCTTCACCGTCGAGGACGACGGGCGGATCTCCCGGTTCGAGACCGGACAGGCGTAG
- a CDS encoding aldo/keto reductase — protein METMTTRTLGRSGIDVSALGFGCWAIGGEWQAADGQPLGWGKVDDEESVRAIHRALDLGVTFFDTADCYGTGHSEEILGRALGGRRDDVVLATKWGNVVDRDTRTLTGSDDTPEYARRALTASLRRLGTDHIDLYQFHLSDADPGRAAELRDVCEEFVQEGLIRAYGWSTDDPGRAAVFAEGAHCTAVQHALNVLDDAPRLIALCEQSELASVNRSPLAMGLLAGRRKETLQAGDIRSRPPAWLQGYDADGSGADTAWLDRIDALRSILTSDGRTLAQGALAWLWARSPRTVPIPGFRTVAQAEENAGAMQKGPLTAGQLTEVERLLGR, from the coding sequence ATGGAGACCATGACGACCAGGACACTGGGACGCAGCGGGATCGACGTGAGTGCGCTCGGCTTCGGGTGCTGGGCCATCGGCGGTGAATGGCAGGCCGCCGACGGGCAGCCGCTCGGCTGGGGGAAGGTCGACGACGAGGAGTCCGTACGGGCGATCCACCGCGCCCTCGACCTCGGCGTCACCTTCTTCGACACCGCCGACTGCTACGGCACCGGGCACAGCGAGGAGATCCTCGGCCGGGCCCTGGGCGGGCGACGGGACGACGTCGTGCTCGCCACCAAGTGGGGCAACGTCGTCGACCGGGACACCCGCACCCTCACCGGCAGCGACGACACCCCCGAATACGCCCGTCGAGCCCTGACCGCCTCCCTGCGCCGGCTCGGCACGGACCACATCGACCTGTACCAGTTCCACCTCTCCGACGCCGACCCCGGCCGGGCCGCCGAACTCCGCGACGTCTGCGAGGAGTTCGTGCAGGAGGGCCTCATCCGGGCCTACGGCTGGAGCACCGACGACCCCGGGCGTGCCGCCGTCTTCGCCGAGGGCGCGCACTGCACGGCCGTACAGCACGCGCTGAACGTCCTCGACGACGCGCCCCGGCTCATCGCACTGTGCGAGCAGTCGGAGCTGGCCAGCGTCAACCGCAGTCCGCTGGCCATGGGGCTGCTGGCCGGGCGGCGCAAGGAGACGCTGCAGGCCGGGGACATCCGCAGCAGGCCGCCGGCCTGGCTCCAGGGGTACGACGCCGACGGGTCCGGCGCCGACACCGCGTGGCTGGACCGGATCGACGCGCTGCGGTCCATCCTCACCAGCGACGGCCGCACCCTCGCCCAGGGCGCCCTGGCCTGGTTGTGGGCGCGCAGCCCGCGCACCGTGCCGATCCCCGGCTTCCGGACCGTCGCCCAGGCCGAGGAGAACGCCGGCGCCATGCAGAAGGGGCCGCTCACCGCCGGGCAGTTGACCGAGGTCGAGCGCCTGCTGGGGCGGTGA
- a CDS encoding D-alanyl-D-alanine carboxypeptidase family protein — MRECSRISRRAALGLTAAALSLSTATEAAAAEPAVIGGEQLARAGVQVSGASGLPAKLTARSWLIADCDSGEVLASFNAHQRLAPASTLKMLFADTVLKKFDRTERYTVKDSDISDVPAGSSLVGIKAGITYTVEQLWQGVFLRSGNDAVHVLAHMNGGVAKTVAEMQAKAEDLQAMDTHVVSPDGFDHPGQISSAYDLTLFARHGLKNADFRGYCGTRTANFPAGGKKTFQIQNTDRLLTGAWGLKTYDGLIGVKNGYTSNAGNTFTGAATRGGRTLLVTVMHPAEGSNAVYEQTAALLDWGFGQGRAAQAVGTLVEPLSEGGAKAGPASGGKGAQAAAGGPGSSSGGPSTGRLVEGAGGTVLLLAAAGAWVVKRRRRATAAATVATAEAETAGGPAESGGRHRR, encoded by the coding sequence GTGCGTGAATGTTCCCGGATCAGCCGGCGTGCCGCTCTCGGTCTGACGGCCGCCGCCCTTTCTCTGTCCACGGCCACCGAGGCCGCCGCAGCCGAGCCCGCCGTCATCGGGGGCGAGCAACTGGCCCGCGCCGGCGTCCAGGTGAGCGGTGCCTCCGGACTGCCCGCGAAGCTCACCGCCCGCTCGTGGCTGATCGCCGACTGCGACAGCGGGGAGGTGCTCGCCTCCTTCAACGCCCACCAGCGTCTCGCGCCCGCGTCGACGCTGAAGATGCTGTTCGCGGACACCGTGCTGAAGAAGTTCGACCGCACCGAGCGGTACACGGTCAAGGACAGCGACATCTCCGACGTGCCGGCCGGCTCCAGCCTGGTCGGGATCAAGGCCGGTATCACCTACACCGTCGAGCAGTTGTGGCAGGGCGTGTTCCTGCGCTCCGGCAACGACGCCGTGCACGTGCTGGCCCACATGAACGGCGGCGTCGCCAAGACGGTCGCCGAGATGCAGGCCAAGGCCGAGGACCTGCAGGCCATGGACACGCATGTGGTCAGCCCCGACGGCTTCGACCACCCGGGCCAGATCTCCTCGGCGTACGACCTCACGCTCTTCGCCCGCCACGGCCTGAAGAACGCGGACTTCCGCGGCTACTGCGGCACGCGCACCGCGAACTTCCCCGCGGGCGGCAAGAAGACCTTCCAGATCCAGAACACCGACCGCCTGCTGACCGGGGCATGGGGTCTGAAGACATACGACGGCCTGATCGGTGTCAAGAACGGCTACACCAGCAACGCCGGCAACACCTTCACCGGCGCCGCCACCCGCGGCGGGCGCACCCTGCTGGTGACGGTCATGCACCCGGCCGAGGGCAGCAACGCCGTCTACGAGCAGACGGCCGCGCTGCTCGACTGGGGCTTCGGACAGGGGCGTGCGGCGCAGGCCGTGGGCACGCTGGTCGAACCACTCAGCGAGGGCGGTGCGAAGGCGGGTCCGGCATCGGGCGGCAAGGGGGCCCAGGCGGCGGCCGGCGGCCCCGGCTCGTCGTCCGGCGGCCCGTCCACCGGCCGGCTGGTCGAGGGCGCCGGAGGCACGGTGCTGCTGCTGGCGGCGGCGGGTGCCTGGGTGGTCAAGCGGCGGCGCAGGGCGACCGCCGCGGCGACGGTGGCGACGGCCGAGGCCGAGACGGCCGGGGGACCGGCGGAGTCCGGCGGACGCCACCGCCGCTGA
- a CDS encoding SDR family oxidoreductase: MTDRESKIAVVTGAGSGIGRAVAVELLRAGWSVALAGRRTGTLEATAALVPGGATLAVRTDVSRPEDVDALFAATVDRFGRVDLLFNNAGINGPREVPVEELSYDDWRQVVDVNLNGAFLCARAAYRRMKEQDPQGGRIINNGSVSAHTPRPLSVAYTTTKHALTGLTKSLSLDGRPHRIAVGQIDIGNAATDMTARMQAGALQANGEVAPEPVMDVADVARTVRHMAELPLEANVQFATVLATAMPYIGRG; encoded by the coding sequence ATGACTGACAGGGAATCGAAGATCGCGGTGGTGACGGGGGCCGGCTCCGGCATCGGGCGGGCCGTCGCCGTGGAGCTGCTGCGGGCCGGCTGGTCGGTCGCGCTGGCCGGCCGGCGCACCGGGACGCTGGAGGCGACGGCGGCACTGGTCCCCGGGGGCGCCACCCTCGCCGTACGCACCGACGTCTCCCGCCCCGAGGACGTGGACGCGCTGTTCGCGGCCACGGTGGACAGGTTCGGGCGGGTGGACCTGCTGTTCAACAACGCGGGGATCAACGGGCCCCGCGAGGTCCCGGTCGAGGAGTTGTCGTACGACGACTGGCGGCAGGTGGTGGACGTCAACCTCAACGGGGCGTTCCTGTGCGCGCGGGCGGCGTACCGGCGGATGAAGGAACAGGATCCGCAAGGCGGCCGGATCATCAACAACGGCTCCGTCTCGGCCCACACGCCCCGCCCGCTCTCGGTGGCCTACACCACGACCAAGCACGCGCTGACCGGCCTGACCAAGTCGCTGTCGCTGGACGGGCGGCCGCACCGCATCGCGGTCGGGCAGATCGACATCGGCAACGCGGCGACCGACATGACGGCCCGGATGCAGGCCGGCGCGCTCCAGGCGAACGGCGAGGTGGCGCCGGAGCCGGTGATGGACGTGGCCGACGTGGCGCGGACCGTGCGGCACATGGCCGAGCTGCCGCTGGAGGCGAACGTGCAGTTCGCGACAGTACTGGCGACGGCGATGCCGTACATCGGGCGGGGCTGA
- a CDS encoding multidrug effflux MFS transporter, whose translation MPEHAAPATARTGHTAPPPAAARRAGLLVTLVLGGLTATPPLAMDMYLPSLPEVTRALHAPAATVQLTLTACLAGMALGQLVVGPLSDRWGRRRPLLAGLAVYVLATALCAFAPNVETLVAFRLAQGLAGAAGIVIARAVVRDLYDGVAMARFFSTLMLISGAAPIVAPLIGGQILRVTDWRGVFVVLTAVGALLAVLVRLRLPETLPPAERHRGGAAEALRTMRTLLADLPFTGYMLAGGFAFAALFAYISASPFVVQEIYGASPQTFSLLFGLNSVGLVIAGQVNGKVLAGRVSLVKVLACGLAVIVLAATALLLTATGALGEVGLTPIAAALFVLMSAMGITLPNAQSLALLRTRHAAGSASALLGTTSFLVGAVASPLVGIAGERTAVPMALVQLAGALVAAACFVGMCRPWNTRGNTRAGPEGDEN comes from the coding sequence ATGCCCGAGCACGCGGCGCCGGCCACGGCGCGGACCGGGCACACCGCACCGCCCCCGGCCGCCGCCCGCCGCGCCGGACTGCTCGTCACCCTCGTCCTCGGCGGCCTCACCGCCACGCCCCCGCTCGCGATGGACATGTACCTGCCGTCGCTGCCCGAGGTCACCCGCGCCCTGCACGCCCCCGCCGCCACCGTCCAGCTCACCCTCACCGCCTGCCTGGCCGGCATGGCACTCGGTCAGCTGGTCGTCGGCCCGCTGAGCGACCGCTGGGGACGGCGCCGGCCGCTGCTCGCCGGCCTCGCCGTCTACGTCCTCGCGACCGCCCTGTGCGCGTTCGCGCCGAACGTCGAGACCCTGGTCGCCTTCCGTCTGGCCCAGGGCCTCGCGGGCGCGGCCGGCATCGTCATCGCCCGGGCCGTCGTACGCGACCTGTACGACGGCGTCGCCATGGCCCGCTTCTTCTCCACCCTGATGCTGATCTCCGGGGCCGCGCCCATCGTGGCCCCGCTGATCGGCGGACAGATCCTGCGGGTGACCGACTGGCGCGGCGTGTTCGTCGTCCTCACGGCGGTCGGCGCCCTGCTGGCCGTGCTCGTCCGGCTGCGCCTGCCGGAGACCCTGCCGCCCGCCGAGCGGCACCGCGGGGGAGCGGCCGAGGCCCTGCGCACCATGCGCACCCTGCTGGCCGACCTGCCCTTCACCGGCTACATGCTGGCCGGCGGCTTCGCCTTCGCCGCGCTGTTCGCCTACATATCCGCCTCCCCCTTCGTCGTCCAGGAGATCTACGGCGCCTCCCCGCAGACCTTCAGCCTGCTGTTCGGCCTCAACTCGGTCGGTCTGGTGATCGCCGGACAGGTCAACGGCAAGGTGCTGGCCGGCCGGGTGAGCCTCGTGAAGGTGCTGGCCTGCGGCCTCGCGGTGATCGTGCTCGCGGCCACGGCGCTGCTGCTGACGGCCACCGGGGCCCTCGGAGAGGTGGGCCTGACCCCGATCGCGGCCGCGCTCTTCGTCCTGATGTCGGCGATGGGCATCACACTCCCCAACGCCCAGTCCCTCGCCCTGCTGCGCACCCGGCACGCCGCCGGCTCCGCCTCCGCGCTGCTCGGCACCACCTCCTTCCTCGTCGGCGCGGTCGCCTCGCCGCTCGTCGGCATCGCCGGCGAGCGGACCGCCGTACCCATGGCGCTCGTCCAACTGGCGGGAGCACTGGTCGCGGCGGCCTGCTTCGTGGGAATGTGCCGTCCCTGGAACACACGGGGGAACACCCGTGCGGGGCCGGAGGGAGACGAGAACTGA
- a CDS encoding serine hydrolase domain-containing protein: MPSLEHTGEHPCGAGGRRELSAPRLRADTPERAGLDPVAIEHLVGDVHALTAGDHPWAAGAVVLAGRGPVIAVAEAAGWAVRYAACDPETGTGVELPPEARVPVTVGTPFDLASLTKLFTSVAAVQQIERGTLGMDARVGDYLPDFHAAAAHGITVRQLLTHTSGLRPELPLYDCPDDATRLSLLRAETPAMGPGTYVYSDLNMLLLQFVLERITGRALDVLIEDGITRPLAMTATRFGPCPGAAATEDQRRPWAKADRGMLRGVVHDENAWALGGVAGHAGLFSTAPDLAVFCRTLLAGGSYGPARILGPDFVELLLTPPGLGFTVDQPWFMGALSGGGAAGHTGFTGTSLVLDPATDTFLVLLANRVHPRRRPPDSGPRAALATLLARAVV, translated from the coding sequence GTGCCGTCCCTGGAACACACGGGGGAACACCCGTGCGGGGCCGGAGGGAGACGAGAACTGAGCGCACCGAGACTGCGCGCCGACACACCGGAGCGGGCCGGGCTCGACCCGGTGGCCATCGAGCACCTGGTCGGCGACGTGCACGCCCTCACCGCCGGAGACCACCCCTGGGCGGCCGGCGCCGTCGTCCTGGCCGGCCGGGGACCCGTGATCGCCGTGGCCGAGGCCGCGGGCTGGGCGGTGCGCTACGCCGCCTGCGACCCCGAGACCGGCACCGGCGTCGAACTGCCGCCCGAGGCCCGGGTCCCGGTCACCGTCGGCACACCCTTCGACCTGGCCTCCCTCACCAAACTGTTCACGTCCGTCGCCGCCGTGCAGCAGATCGAGCGCGGCACCCTCGGCATGGACGCCCGGGTCGGCGACTACCTGCCCGACTTCCACGCGGCGGCCGCCCACGGCATCACCGTCCGCCAGCTGCTCACCCACACCTCCGGGCTGCGCCCCGAACTCCCGCTGTACGACTGCCCCGACGACGCCACGAGGCTGTCCCTGCTCAGAGCGGAGACCCCGGCGATGGGGCCGGGCACCTACGTCTACTCCGACCTGAACATGCTCCTGCTCCAGTTCGTGCTGGAACGCATCACCGGGCGGGCCCTCGACGTCCTGATCGAGGACGGCATCACCCGCCCGCTCGCCATGACGGCGACCCGCTTCGGCCCCTGCCCCGGCGCGGCGGCCACCGAGGACCAGCGGCGGCCGTGGGCCAAAGCGGACCGGGGGATGCTGCGGGGTGTGGTCCACGACGAGAACGCCTGGGCGCTCGGCGGGGTGGCCGGACACGCGGGCCTCTTCTCGACCGCCCCCGACCTGGCGGTCTTCTGCCGCACCCTGCTCGCCGGCGGCTCCTACGGCCCCGCCCGCATCCTCGGCCCCGACTTCGTCGAACTGCTCCTGACGCCACCGGGCCTGGGCTTCACCGTCGACCAGCCCTGGTTCATGGGCGCCCTGTCGGGAGGCGGCGCGGCGGGCCACACCGGATTCACCGGCACCTCCCTCGTCCTCGACCCGGCGACGGACACCTTCCTGGTCCTGCTGGCGAACAGGGTCCACCCGAGAAGACGCCCGCCGGACAGCGGTCCACGGGCGGCGCTGGCGACGCTGCTGGCAAGGGCGGTGGTCTGA
- a CDS encoding small ribosomal subunit Rsm22 family protein gives MDDPVTPAQALRAALDDILDGLPPRQAAAAVERLIANYRGDTPTHAPILRDRADVAAYAAYRMPATFEAVRSALEAFAAAVPGWTPGSHADVGGGTGAATWAVTATWPGERGVTVLDWAEPALALGREIAAANPALTGARWQRARIGADLALEDTDLVTVSYVLNELAEPDRAALVDAAAAAAQAVVIVEAGTPAGYARVIEARDRLIRAGLHVVAPCPHSAACPIEPGRDWCHFSARVSRSSLHRQVKGGTLAYEDEKFSYVAASRLPAEPAASRIVRRPQIRKGQVLLDLCEAEGRLGRTTVTKRHGDVYRAARDAEWGDAWPPGDPDA, from the coding sequence GTGGACGACCCCGTGACCCCGGCCCAGGCCCTGCGTGCCGCTCTGGACGACATCCTCGACGGACTCCCGCCCAGGCAAGCCGCCGCAGCCGTGGAACGGCTGATCGCCAACTACCGCGGGGACACCCCGACGCACGCGCCGATCCTCCGCGACCGCGCGGACGTCGCCGCCTACGCCGCCTACCGCATGCCCGCCACCTTCGAGGCCGTCCGCTCGGCGCTGGAGGCGTTCGCGGCGGCCGTGCCCGGCTGGACGCCCGGCAGCCATGCCGACGTCGGCGGCGGCACCGGCGCCGCGACCTGGGCCGTCACGGCGACCTGGCCCGGCGAGCGCGGCGTCACCGTGCTGGACTGGGCCGAGCCCGCCCTCGCCCTCGGCCGGGAGATCGCCGCCGCCAACCCGGCCCTCACCGGCGCCCGCTGGCAGCGCGCCCGGATCGGCGCCGACCTCGCCCTGGAGGACACCGACCTCGTCACGGTGTCGTACGTCCTCAACGAACTCGCCGAACCCGACCGCGCCGCCCTCGTCGACGCCGCGGCCGCCGCCGCGCAGGCAGTGGTGATCGTGGAGGCCGGCACCCCGGCCGGCTACGCCCGCGTCATCGAGGCCCGCGACCGCCTGATCCGCGCCGGACTGCACGTCGTCGCCCCCTGCCCGCACAGCGCCGCCTGCCCCATCGAGCCCGGCCGGGACTGGTGTCACTTCTCCGCCCGGGTGAGCCGCTCCTCCCTGCACCGCCAGGTCAAGGGCGGCACCCTGGCCTACGAGGACGAGAAGTTCTCCTACGTCGCCGCGAGCCGCCTGCCGGCGGAGCCTGCCGCTTCCCGGATCGTCCGGCGCCCCCAGATCCGCAAGGGCCAGGTGCTGCTCGATCTCTGCGAGGCCGAGGGGCGGTTGGGTCGCACGACGGTGACCAAGCGCCACGGTGACGTGTACAGGGCGGCGAGGGACGCGGAGTGGGGGGACGCCTGGCCGCCCGGGGACCCGGACGCGTAG
- a CDS encoding TetR/AcrR family transcriptional regulator yields MVKNPAPDARRRSEKSRRAIYDAALALVGEVGYPKTTVEGIAARAGVGKQTIYRWWPSKAAVLLEAFFDLSTQAAQEAGQEPYAIPDTGDLAADLKTVLRITVDQLLDPRFEVPSRALAAEGVVNEPVGREFVTKLLEPQLQLYVDRLRSAQDAGDVRPGIDPRIALELFVSPLAQRWLQRTGPITYDYTDTLVDYALHGIGPQTPRST; encoded by the coding sequence ATGGTCAAGAACCCCGCCCCCGATGCCAGGCGCCGCAGCGAGAAGTCCCGCCGGGCGATCTACGACGCCGCCCTCGCCCTGGTCGGCGAGGTCGGGTACCCGAAGACCACCGTCGAGGGGATCGCGGCCCGCGCCGGGGTCGGCAAGCAGACGATCTACCGCTGGTGGCCGTCCAAGGCGGCCGTCCTGCTGGAGGCGTTCTTCGACCTCTCCACGCAGGCCGCGCAGGAGGCGGGTCAGGAGCCGTACGCCATCCCGGACACCGGCGATCTGGCCGCCGATCTCAAGACGGTGCTGCGGATCACCGTGGACCAGCTCCTCGACCCGCGCTTCGAGGTCCCCTCCCGGGCGCTGGCCGCCGAGGGCGTGGTCAACGAACCGGTCGGCCGCGAGTTCGTCACCAAGCTCCTCGAACCCCAGCTCCAGCTGTACGTCGACCGGCTGCGCTCCGCCCAGGACGCCGGGGACGTACGGCCCGGCATCGATCCGCGCATCGCCCTGGAGCTGTTCGTCTCCCCCCTCGCGCAGCGCTGGCTGCAACGGACGGGACCGATCACATACGACTACACGGACACTCTGGTCGACTACGCCCTGCACGGAATCGGACCCCAGACACCCCGAAGCACATGA
- a CDS encoding bifunctional DNA primase/polymerase — protein sequence MSATFGGRSGRRGKLSQWLLGRRPKEAAADTGGREALLLGAAAAGLPLAPAAHPAPGYRCSCDRVGCPTPARHPVSFAWQTQSTTDRAQIEHWARHQPQANFITATGMVHDVLDVPLAAGREALDRLLGEGVEIGPVAESDDGRMLFFTLTRGTPEDEDEWWPCELDCHPETMDEHPGLRWHCRGSYVLVPPARLPGDDQQVRWVRGPEHALPDPLTLLETLTDACARHAGTGQQGAAWPLRH from the coding sequence ATGAGCGCGACGTTCGGCGGCCGGTCCGGCCGGCGGGGCAAACTCTCCCAGTGGCTGCTCGGACGCCGCCCGAAGGAGGCCGCCGCCGACACCGGCGGCCGCGAGGCCCTGCTGCTCGGCGCCGCCGCGGCGGGCCTGCCACTCGCCCCCGCGGCGCACCCCGCCCCCGGCTACCGCTGCTCCTGCGACCGGGTCGGCTGTCCCACCCCGGCCCGGCACCCGGTGTCGTTCGCCTGGCAGACGCAGTCCACCACCGACCGCGCCCAGATCGAGCACTGGGCCCGGCACCAGCCGCAGGCCAACTTCATCACCGCCACCGGCATGGTGCACGACGTCCTCGACGTGCCCTTGGCGGCCGGGCGTGAGGCCCTGGACCGGCTGCTCGGCGAGGGCGTCGAGATCGGTCCGGTCGCCGAGAGCGACGACGGCCGCATGCTGTTCTTCACCCTCACCCGCGGCACCCCCGAGGACGAGGACGAGTGGTGGCCCTGCGAGCTGGACTGCCACCCCGAGACCATGGACGAGCACCCCGGCCTGCGCTGGCACTGCCGGGGCTCCTACGTCCTCGTACCGCCCGCCCGGCTCCCGGGCGACGACCAGCAGGTGCGCTGGGTACGCGGCCCGGAGCACGCCCTGCCGGACCCGCTGACCCTGCTGGAGACCCTCACCGACGCCTGCGCCCGCCACGCCGGCACCGGACAGCAGGGCGCCGCCTGGCCGCTGCGGCACTAG
- a CDS encoding PhzF family phenazine biosynthesis protein, producing MTDYDVLRVFCGPDGGYGNELGVVREGSVLPERSDRQALAAKLGFSETVFVDDPERGVIDIYTPTLRLPFAGHPCVGTAWLLDVPELVTPAGVVGARLDGEFSWIEARAEWAPPRTLRQYATPAEVDALDEPPPGEWIYAWAWEDEAAGRVRARAFPGRDDGIDEDEATGAAAILLTDRLGRALNITQGKGSQILTAPQPHGWVEVGGRVFLER from the coding sequence GTGACTGACTACGACGTACTCCGCGTCTTCTGCGGACCGGACGGCGGCTACGGCAACGAACTCGGTGTCGTCCGCGAGGGCTCGGTCCTGCCCGAGCGGAGCGACCGGCAGGCGCTGGCGGCCAAACTCGGCTTCAGCGAGACCGTGTTCGTGGACGACCCCGAGCGCGGCGTGATCGACATCTACACCCCCACCCTGCGGCTGCCCTTCGCCGGTCATCCCTGCGTCGGCACCGCCTGGCTGCTCGACGTGCCCGAACTCGTCACGCCCGCGGGAGTCGTCGGGGCCCGGCTGGACGGCGAGTTCAGCTGGATCGAGGCCCGCGCCGAGTGGGCCCCGCCCCGCACCCTGCGCCAGTACGCCACCCCCGCCGAGGTCGACGCCCTCGATGAACCCCCTCCCGGGGAGTGGATCTACGCCTGGGCCTGGGAGGACGAGGCGGCCGGCCGGGTCCGCGCCCGCGCGTTCCCCGGCCGTGACGACGGCATCGACGAGGACGAGGCCACCGGCGCGGCGGCGATCCTCCTCACCGACCGGCTGGGCCGCGCCCTGAACATCACCCAGGGCAAGGGCTCCCAGATCCTCACGGCCCCGCAGCCGCACGGCTGGGTGGAGGTAGGGGGACGGGTGTTCCTCGAGCGTTGA
- a CDS encoding biliverdin-producing heme oxygenase, with translation MDSFSALIRTASHEQHMEAETSTFMSDLLGGRLGVAAYGRYTEQLWFVYEALESDAGRLAADPVAGPFVRPELLRLPALERDLAHLRGAGWRTTLSALPETRAYADRVRACAEHWPGGYVAHHYTRYLGDLSGGQIIRDRAEKTWGFTKKGDGVRFYVFEDVANPAAFKRSYRELLDGMAVDDLEKQRIVSECKQAFALNTAVFRALGEEFPLSA, from the coding sequence ATGGACTCCTTCTCGGCACTCATCCGCACCGCCTCCCACGAGCAGCACATGGAGGCGGAGACCTCGACCTTCATGAGCGACCTGCTCGGCGGCAGGCTGGGCGTGGCCGCGTACGGTCGCTACACCGAACAGCTGTGGTTCGTGTACGAGGCACTGGAGAGCGATGCCGGGCGGCTGGCCGCGGACCCGGTGGCGGGGCCGTTCGTCCGGCCGGAGCTGCTGCGGCTGCCGGCGCTGGAGCGGGACCTGGCGCATCTGCGGGGCGCCGGGTGGCGGACGACCCTGTCGGCGCTGCCCGAAACGCGGGCGTACGCGGACCGGGTCCGCGCGTGTGCCGAGCACTGGCCCGGCGGCTATGTCGCCCACCACTACACCCGCTATCTGGGCGACCTGTCCGGCGGCCAGATCATCCGCGACAGGGCCGAGAAGACCTGGGGCTTCACGAAGAAGGGCGACGGGGTCCGCTTCTACGTCTTCGAGGACGTCGCCAACCCGGCCGCGTTCAAGCGGAGTTACCGGGAGCTGCTGGACGGGATGGCCGTGGACGACCTCGAGAAGCAGCGGATCGTGTCCGAGTGCAAGCAGGCGTTCGCCCTGAACACGGCCGTGTTCAGGGCGCTGGGTGAGGAGTTCCCGCTGAGCGCCTAG